A window of Hordeum vulgare subsp. vulgare chromosome 5H, MorexV3_pseudomolecules_assembly, whole genome shotgun sequence genomic DNA:
AAGAGAAAAGGGAGGGGAGGACCGTCGGTGAAGAAGTGTGGGAGAAGGCACACGGACAAGATTGAAAGAGCGCGGGCCGCCCGGGAGCACCCACACACATGTGCCCTAAAACAAAGCATATCTGAACAAAATATGCGACAATATTGTTGTTTTCCAATAAATGGCGCTTTTATTAAGACAATGTTGCTTGCTTAAAAAAGAACCATTTTATCCTGAATGTTTGTTTTACCAAACTACTCTCTTGTTGTTTGCTCTTTGGTGGCACCATGTTTGCTTCCCCATTTCAAACCCAAGTGTGAATGATGCTTTTATTGAGACGGTGTTCTCTTAAAAAGGGACCATTAATGTTGAATGCTTTCTTCACCAAAACTCCTATGTATTGGTTGTGCCCTTTGATTGCGCCATGCTTGCTTCCTCCTTGGATGTTGTATTTCCTTATCTAGGCCCCTTTGGTGACACCAAGAGCTAATTAATGGTGCGGTTAGTCATGGCCGGTAGAAGGAATTGAACGAAGCATGGGTGACAAGCAAAGCATATAGGATCACCGGGAAAAAAACGAGGAGAGGACCGACGGTGAAGAAGTCGGGGAGAAGGCACGCCGACAAGATCAAAAGAGGCATGTCGCGCGGGAGAACCCACCCACATGTGCCCTAAAACAAAGCATACAATAACAACACATACGACAATGTTGTTTGTTTTTTGATAAATGATGCTTTTATTAATATGGTCTTGTTCTTACTTAAAAAAGAACCCTTTATCTTGAatgtttctttttcaaccaaactcATGTGTTGGTGGTTGTCCCTTGGTGGCACCATGAGTGCTTCTCCCCCTTGGATGTTGTGTTTCCTTATTCAGGCCTCTGGTCCAATCACAGCAACCTGGATAGGATAAGAGTACTGGAATGGTATTGTTCTACAAAGTTTCACAAGGACGCCGACTGACATCACATGGTACCTAGTTGCTGCcacagaaagaaagaaaaaggaaaagaggggcACCATAAAGATTGACACTGTGATTGGCTACAAAAAAGGATAATGTTCCTCACTCTACTGTTTGTCTCCTCCTGGCAGCAGCAAAAGATGGGGGCTGGAGATCTGATCTTATCTAAAACACCATGATGCAGCTTCCACATATCAGCATGATCTGCTTTTGTACCTTCCAAGTCACAACCAGCTTGCGTTCTGGGAACTGTTGGAGACCACTGGAggctcgccgccgcccccgccgtCGACGAACTTTGCCAGGGAGCGATACTGCAGCTTCACGCTCTCCGCGTTGTCCAGGGTCTTCACCACGTACCTGCTCAACATGGGCAGCAACAGGTTCAGTTTCGAAAGATGATTGGGTGAACAGATAAAAGTGTCTACTACCATCCGTTCAGGCACTGTGCCGTCACGACCGCCACGCGCCCCACGAACCGCTCCGGGGTCCTCTTGTTTCCCTGATGGAATTTTGTTCTGGTCATCATCGTGAATAGCAAAAGACCGGAGAATGACAAAAACGTATATGCTCGACAGAGTAAAGAgagatgcctaccttgatgatcaCTCGGTCGAAGACAGCGAAAGGATACTGGACACCTTTGCCTCTCGAAAGTTCGACTGGATTCGGGTCATTGTTGCCACATTTGTCCTCATTTACAGAGATAACAGATTTAAGAACACATGTTTAACATGTGCAGCTGTTCAAGTTCGGATGTTCAGTAATATAAGCTGGAAAAAATTGCATACCTGTTCCAGGCGGTCTCTTTTTCTTTTCAATGTTTTCGCCGACTCTTCCTCACGTCTGAATGCCTGGACTGCAAGGCCAAGAGCTGAAAACATGGCGACGCAAAAAGCGAACCATTAGAGATCTTGGTGACAACaggactactccctccgttcctaaatataagtctttttaaaggttccactaggggactacatacggatgtatatagacatactttagagtgtagattcactcattttgctccgtatgtggtcccctagtgaaatctctaaaaagacatatttaggaacggagggagtagaagctaGGAAACTCGGTGTATATGACATGCACCGATTTCTGTGAGATAGCTGAAAGTAAACCTCAGAAATCATGGTGAAATAGCCTGGCAGTTTTAAGTCAATACCCAGGTTTGGTCGAATGGAGTCCTCTGTGATTGGCTGACCACATTTACCACACGCTTTCTGCATAACAGGACAGAAAATGAAATCAAAGCTTGCCTAATGTGGTTACCCATGCTGACAACAAATAGATAACTACGAAATGCCTCTAATTTCAGACAACACAATCCATGAATGGAAAAAATGCAGTTGGAGAACTTTatttatataactaagaaataccTCTAGTTTCATTCTACTGAGTGCACATCTGCATATCTTTTCGACGAAAAATTGTTGAACGGTAAGACATGTGTAATGCTTTACCTTGAAACTAAAGTTTACCTAATGTGGTTACCCAAGCTGACAGCAAATGGATGGCTAAGAAACACCTATAGTTTCACTTTGGACAACACAATCCATAAATGGAAAAGAGGAGTTGGAGACTTTCATTCTATTGAGTGCCATCTGTACATATTTTCACCGAAAAATTGTTGGTGGACAGAGAGGACCGTAGAGCGTGCTCCTATTATTTCTAGAACAGTGAGACATGTGTAATAGGAAAAACACCATGCTTCAAAACCACATCAAGTCACTATGATTAGTATTTCAAAAAGGTGCTAAGATTAAATACAATCCTAACACTAAAATGAAGAGATGTAACAACAAGCAGGAGGATACAGAATATCTAACTGCGAActattccctccgttcctaaatataagtccttttagagattcattcatacggagcaaaatggatgaatctacactctaaaatatgtctatatacatccgtatgtagtccttatTGAAATCActgaaaagacttatatttaggaacggagggagtacactgTAACAAACTATAGAGGTAAAAGTTCATGAATAGACAGTAAGAATCCTTGGACAAACCATTCTGTAGATATGCTGCATCCCAGTACTTCCATAAGAATGCCCACATGACAGAATCATCGCGTCATCCATGAGAATGCCTCTACAAATTCAgacacaagaggataaaatggatgagAGATTGGAACATTTCaacccttcccccccccccccccccccccggtatcATGTCCATTATCACCGCTACCGGGCATGATATTTGCCTATTTGGGTACGGCAAATTCAGTGACATTTTTCTGTTCTATGAATTTAGTCGGAATATACCAAAAGCCCACAAAGCTAACTAAATATACTGTCAAACAAAAACTTAATAATCATCAAGAGAATAACAGTCATTTCTCATTCGCAGAAGATGCTACTCACGTCAACGGGTCGGACAGGTGAGCTCTAAGAAGGTCCCAGTAGCTAGAGGCAGGGCCTCCCTCTCTTCTCCCAATGACCCCATATCCATCCTCCACCCTCATCTCCCTGGGAACAGAACCAGGCTCTTCATCCCCACGAGATGAAGCGCGGCCTTGCTGCTCGGTTCCGCAGCTGTACAGCTGCCATTGCTGCCCCTCTTGTATCTGCCTCACCCCATTCTCCCCATTCGTGACAGGCCGCCTAATTCCTGCTGTATGAGCCAGTAACAATGTCAGTGAAGTGATCACCTTCGTTCAGATAAATCAGATACACACACAAAATCCCTAAATGGAGACATTTTGGTGCTCAGGGGGACATCATATTCATGTGAACCCATCTTAGCTTCGGATTTCTCAGAAATTCAGCTCACCTCGTACTACTAGAAGCTGCATAGTACTGTGTTTTTTTTACAGGAGCTAACCCTTGGGTTGGGTTGACTCACCTGGAGAGGAGGCGCGTCGCTGCTGCGTGCTGCGGGCCGCCAGCTCGGCATCctgaccctcctcctcctcttcctcgtcatcgtcttcgtcatctTCGTCGAACTCGTCCATGGAGGCGCCGCCATCGGAGTCGCCGCCGGGAGGATGTTGATGCCGGAGGAACGGGCCGGCGGCGCGGGCCACGCCGCTGGGGAAGGGCGAGAGCGGCCCCCTCGAAGAGGAGGGGACCTGGCGGTGGGCAGCAGACCCCGGACCCGGAGGAGACGCCATGGCGGCCGCGGAGCGCACGGCGGGGTTGGGGGTGGGGGGGAATGTTTGCTGCCCGCGACTGCAGTACGCTGTGTGCTGGTAGAGTGGTAGCATCACCTGTCCTacttttcaaatgctcaaataatTTCACACAGAATTTGTAGAAGACACTAGTAATTTGAAAAACTTGATGCTTCGAAAAAATGTATTGTACTATAAGGTTGAAAAATGCTTCGAAAAATTTGCGAGTTTTATCTAGATTACCGTTTAACATCAAATGTTCATGAAGTATTACATCAGGATTCAGGAGTATTTATTTCTTAGTCCACCGGGATTGACAATTCATGGGCATTTATCGTTTATTATCCGACAAATATCAACTACTACTGCAAAATTTAGAATTTCTGAGTAACTTCCTTTTTCTCTTGGGAAGAAATTGTGATTAACTTTGTCAACCTAGATATTGCTAGTTTTCAACGATTATATTGTTGGAACTTTTTATGTTGACAGTTTTTCTAGCAATTTCTAGGATTTTTACTTGGTCAGCCTAGATATTGCTAAAAAGAACTGTCAACACCGTAAATCCCAACAATATAATCATAAAAATGTCAGCTCAAGAGTCAGTGGTCAGTGACCATCTCTGAGTTTGTTTGGATCACAGGATTGGCAAAGGGCTAAACATTTCAGTGAAACCAAGAGGGGATTGGATTGCTCAATGGCAGCATACAAAAGTTTATGGTAGAGCAGCTGCCAGCTATACATCACATAGCTTGCACAAGTtgcattttcagcctttttcttcTGTAACATCAAAACACAAAACAAGCAAAGCTAACCCTATGCTAAACAAGATCCCACCTCTtgtatcatcatcaccatccccACCACTGTATCACCATTAACCTAGGCTAACACCTTTACAGCACCAAGGAGAAACGTCTCAGGGGCATGATCTGCGGATGGACGCTGATCATGCCTTCCCATTGCTGCCCCCCTTCTTCGAGGCGAACAGATGGCGGACGACCGAGAGCTTGCTTGTCGCGCGGGAAACGATGGAGGAGACCGAGGAGCTCTTGCTGCTCAGCGACGACGTCGTGTCTTCCGACTCCGCCGCGGCATCCTCGTCTTGCTCCGAAGGGGGTGGTGGAGGGATCGACATGAGGAAGGCGTCCAGCATGCGGATGATCTGGCTGAAGCTGGGCCGCATCGCGGGGTCCTCGACCCAGCATGACTGCACGATGGACGCCAGTTCCTGGGGGGTTTCCTCAGGGAATGCTGGGCGTACTTGCTGCCATCGTAAACAAGAGAAAACATCTGTAAGATTAGTGGATTCCAATAGAAGTTTATGCTCAAACATTATTTGAAAATAAACTAAGGCCAGTTCATTTGTTGGTGCTAACAAATGTTTCTTAAAAATAACAGTGTACAAAATACAGAACAAAGCCATCTTCACACAAATGCGTGGCCATTTTGTCTCACAATTTTGCTATCATTCATGCTTCAGGTAGCCAAGAGATTTTTTTAGCCAAGACTTCAAAACATACAGTACTTTTACTTTAGCAGTAGTAACAGTTTTGTCCAGTAAAGAGACATTACTAATGGCCTGCCAGCATGGACAAGATTTGCAAAGTGAAACAGAGAGTTGTAACTCATTGGGACTCGCAGGATTTTGTAATTGCTAGACAACATTCTAGAAAGTGGTATCATTCCGTAACAAAATGATAGTCTCACATACTTACTTTAAAAGCAGCAGCATATGCAGCTTGTAGATTCGACATGCCTTCGAATGGCATTTTATTGGTCAGCAATTCCCAGAGGACGATGCCAAAGCTGTACACATCCACTTTATTTGTGTAGTGCTTTTTTTCACCACGTTGAAGTGTGACAGTGCTGTATAACTGCAAAAGCATAAGACAACGAGTCAGGTTTTGGAATCACAGAGATCGGTGCTAGAGCATCTGATTTCTTTGTGTAGAAGGTCCCGAAATCAGTGAACTCTAGAAACTACAGCCAAGAAATTATTAAGTGGGCACACAAATAGAAGTATAATTTCAAGCATCAACTCTAGATTTCATAATCTATTAATGTTGACTAGCTAGTGCAGAAAAGAGTGATTTACAACCTCTGGGGCCATCCATCGATATGTCCCAGTTTCAGCCGTCATCATTTCAGTCACAGTTTCCTCTCGTGCAAGTCCAAAATCAGTAAGCTTCAGCTTCTTACGGTTTGCAGTAAGCAACAAATTATCTGCACACACAAAACATTTATTAGGAGTTTAGGACACTGTAAAAGCATATAAAGGGTGTAACGGAACAGCTTTGACAGAAAGGAATAAAACAACTATTGGAAGAACCTAGAAGTTAAAGCAAGTAAAACAGACGGGTAAGACTGAGAGGGCGAAAGAAACATATTGTGAAAGAAAAATGAACGAGAATAAAGTGGATACCATGGATATGGAGATAGGAACATTCAAGAATCAGATGCAGAAACATCTTACTGAAAATTTTAAATGATTAACCGGCCAAGATGCTTCTCTTTCAATGCACATGCTCTTGCCTTTGACACAGAAATATATGCCTGATACAATTTCTTAGCTTTGAATTTTAAAGTGTATATTGTGTACCCATGTTTTGGCATCTTCCAATTCCAAAAAATCTTGTTAAATATGCCACCCGGTATTCGTTACACCAAAAGAAATGCAACTTACTATGCACGTAAAGGAAAAAAAATGGAGATGAAACAGGAAAAATCAAATAGTCCAAACACACATACCAGGTTTCAGGTCTCTGTGTATTATTCCATTGGCATGTAAACATTCCATTGCACGAGCTATGTTGAGTGCGTAGCCTAATGCAGTATGGATATCTAGTTGGCTGGGCCGGATGCTGTTCAAGTAATTTTTCAGTGACATCCCCGGTAGCAGCTCACTTACAATCACCATCAACGGCTCCTTGCAGGCCCCGATGAACTatagaagtcagaaatttttgtgaGAAACAGATCACAAGAAAATTGATGGTTTTAGTTAGGAATAGCTATTGTAAGATTGAAT
This region includes:
- the LOC123452959 gene encoding U-box domain-containing protein 62-like isoform X4: MLPLYQHTAYCSRGQQTFPPTPNPAVRSAAAMASPPGPGSAAHRQVPSSSRGPLSPFPSGVARAAGPFLRHQHPPGGDSDGGASMDEFDEDDEDDDEEEEEEGQDAELAARSTQQRRASSPAGIRRPVTNGENGVRQIQEGQQWQLYSCGTEQQGRASSRGDEEPGSVPREMRVEDGYGVIGRREGGPASSYWDLLRAHLSDPLTGILMDDAMILSCGHSYGSTGMQHIYRMKACGKCGQPITEDSIRPNLALGLAVQAFRREEESAKTLKRKRDRLEQTNVATMTRIQSNFREAKVSSILSLSSTE
- the LOC123452959 gene encoding U-box domain-containing protein 62-like isoform X3; the protein is MLPLYQHTAYCSRGQQTFPPTPNPAVRSAAAMASPPGPGSAAHRQVPSSSRGPLSPFPSGVARAAGPFLRHQHPPGGDSDGGASMDEFDEDDEDDDEEEEEEGQDAELAARSTQQRRASSPAGIRRPVTNGENGVRQIQEGQQWQLYSCGTEQQGRASSRGDEEPGSVPREMRVEDGYGVIGRREGGPASSYWDLLRAHLSDPLTGILMDDAMILSCGHSYGSTGMQHIYRMKACGKCGQPITEDSIRPNLALGLAVQAFRREEESAKTLKRKRDRLEQRTNVATMTRIQSNFREAKVSSILSLSSTE
- the LOC123452960 gene encoding serine/threonine/tyrosine-protein kinase HT1, translating into MHRLTCGCKFADPDTVVPSAASHRVRPDTMSCGSDGCRDGGSGGGSGSEGFGRSRPSKVAADDSVEPARCSDATSPPGSWIDRKLLVDPKMLFVGSKIGEGAHGKVYKGKYGDQIVAIKVLNSGSTPEEKATLEDRFIREVNMMCKVKHDNLVKFIGACKEPLMVIVSELLPGMSLKNYLNSIRPSQLDIHTALGYALNIARAMECLHANGIIHRDLKPDNLLLTANRKKLKLTDFGLAREETVTEMMTAETGTYRWMAPELYSTVTLQRGEKKHYTNKVDVYSFGIVLWELLTNKMPFEGMSNLQAAYAAAFKQVRPAFPEETPQELASIVQSCWVEDPAMRPSFSQIIRMLDAFLMSIPPPPPSEQDEDAAAESEDTTSSLSSKSSSVSSIVSRATSKLSVVRHLFASKKGGSNGKA
- the LOC123452959 gene encoding U-box domain-containing protein 62-like isoform X2 yields the protein MLPLYQHTAYCSRGQQTFPPTPNPAVRSAAAMASPPGPGSAAHRQVPSSSRGPLSPFPSGVARAAGPFLRHQHPPGGDSDGGASMDEFDEDDEDDDEEEEEEGQDAELAARSTQQRRASSPGIRRPVTNGENGVRQIQEGQQWQLYSCGTEQQGRASSRGDEEPGSVPREMRVEDGYGVIGRREGGPASSYWDLLRAHLSDPLTGILMDDAMILSCGHSYGSTGMQHIYRMKACGKCGQPITEDSIRPNLALGLAVQAFRREEESAKTLKRKRDRLEQDKCGNNDPNPVELSRGKGVQYPFAVFDRVIIKGNKRTPERFVGRVAVVTAQCLNGWYVVKTLDNAESVKLQYRSLAKFVDGGGGGEPPVVSNSSQNASWL
- the LOC123452959 gene encoding U-box domain-containing protein 62-like isoform X1, which codes for MLPLYQHTAYCSRGQQTFPPTPNPAVRSAAAMASPPGPGSAAHRQVPSSSRGPLSPFPSGVARAAGPFLRHQHPPGGDSDGGASMDEFDEDDEDDDEEEEEEGQDAELAARSTQQRRASSPAGIRRPVTNGENGVRQIQEGQQWQLYSCGTEQQGRASSRGDEEPGSVPREMRVEDGYGVIGRREGGPASSYWDLLRAHLSDPLTGILMDDAMILSCGHSYGSTGMQHIYRMKACGKCGQPITEDSIRPNLALGLAVQAFRREEESAKTLKRKRDRLEQDKCGNNDPNPVELSRGKGVQYPFAVFDRVIIKGNKRTPERFVGRVAVVTAQCLNGWYVVKTLDNAESVKLQYRSLAKFVDGGGGGEPPVVSNSSQNASWL